One part of the Thermostichus vulcanus str. 'Rupite' genome encodes these proteins:
- a CDS encoding type II secretion system F family protein, whose protein sequence is MPRFKVRGLQAGQPVRRTVVANSLADARSRLRQEGIFAKPEDIQEEKPLISFDKSSFDLSMMGSIDTRDKAVFSRQFAALINSGVSMVRSLTIMEEQTGNPKLKKYLKAIRSDVEAGKNLSDSIRPFPDAFDGLYCSMVQAGEVGGVLDEVLNRLAKLLEDMDRLQKQIKSAMTYPVVVTILATAIFLGMVLFILPTFESIYNDLGGELPAFTQFFINISKFLRTPQYSLGLVGFLVALFFAYQRFYRTPAGKETIDAIALKLPIFGDLIQKSAVARFCRTFGALTRSGVPVLTSLEIVRDTSGNQVVANAIDASRQAISEGGQIAPALDKAKVFPLMAVQMISVGEETGELDAMLMKTADFYELEVEEAVRALTSLIEPLMIVVLGGMVGCIIVAMYLPMFGVFDLVK, encoded by the coding sequence ATGCCTCGCTTTAAGGTTCGGGGGTTACAAGCCGGTCAACCTGTACGCCGAACGGTGGTGGCCAATAGCTTAGCGGATGCCCGCTCACGGCTGCGTCAGGAGGGTATTTTCGCCAAGCCTGAAGATATTCAGGAGGAGAAGCCCCTGATCTCCTTCGACAAGTCTTCTTTTGATCTGTCGATGATGGGATCCATCGATACCCGCGATAAAGCGGTCTTCTCTCGACAGTTTGCTGCCCTGATCAACTCTGGTGTATCGATGGTGCGCTCCCTGACGATTATGGAGGAGCAAACTGGCAACCCCAAACTCAAGAAATATCTGAAAGCCATTCGTTCTGATGTGGAGGCGGGGAAAAACCTGTCCGATTCCATTCGCCCTTTCCCGGATGCCTTTGATGGCCTTTACTGCAGCATGGTACAGGCGGGGGAAGTGGGTGGTGTGCTGGATGAGGTACTGAATCGTCTGGCCAAACTGCTAGAAGACATGGATCGACTCCAGAAACAAATTAAGTCGGCCATGACTTATCCCGTTGTGGTCACCATCCTAGCGACAGCGATCTTCTTGGGTATGGTGCTATTTATTCTGCCCACCTTTGAAAGTATTTACAATGACTTGGGTGGGGAATTGCCCGCTTTTACCCAGTTTTTTATCAACATCAGTAAGTTCCTGCGCACCCCCCAATACAGCTTGGGCTTAGTGGGCTTCTTGGTGGCTCTGTTTTTTGCCTATCAACGCTTTTATAGAACTCCCGCTGGCAAAGAAACCATTGATGCGATTGCCCTGAAACTGCCAATTTTTGGGGATCTAATCCAGAAGTCTGCTGTTGCCCGTTTTTGCCGCACCTTCGGGGCCCTGACTCGCTCAGGCGTGCCAGTGCTCACCTCTCTGGAAATTGTCCGCGATACCTCGGGTAATCAGGTGGTGGCCAACGCCATTGATGCATCCCGGCAGGCGATCTCCGAAGGGGGTCAGATCGCGCCAGCTCTGGACAAGGCAAAAGTTTTCCCGCTCATGGCGGTGCAGATGATTAGCGTCGGCGAAGAAACCGGTGAGCTGGATGCTATGTTGATGAAGACGGCGGATTTCTACGAATTAGAGGTGGAAGAGGCGGTGCGCGCCCTCACCAGCTTGATCGAGCCCCTGATGATTGTGGTTCTGGGGGGTATGGTGGGTTGTATTATCGTTGCCATGTATCTGCCCATGTTCGGGGTGTTTGATCTGGTGAAATAG